The proteins below come from a single Sphingomicrobium sediminis genomic window:
- a CDS encoding energy transducer TonB, which produces MLATAMALALAAGEPPRLLDGAVGSSDYPASALREGREGLSIIRITITADGRATDCSIAQSSGSFDLDTAACDITTSRTRFTPALDDEGEPVDMTVRLPIRWVLAD; this is translated from the coding sequence ATGCTTGCGACCGCAATGGCATTGGCGCTGGCCGCTGGCGAACCGCCGCGCCTGCTCGACGGAGCGGTGGGGTCGAGCGACTATCCCGCCAGCGCGCTGCGCGAGGGCCGCGAGGGGCTGAGCATCATCCGTATTACCATAACGGCGGACGGCCGCGCGACCGACTGCAGCATCGCCCAGAGCAGTGGCAGCTTCGACCTCGACACCGCAGCCTGCGACATCACCACTTCCCGAACCCGTTTCACCCCGGCGCTCGATGATGAAGGCGAGCCCGTCGACATGACCGTCCGCCTGCCCATCCGCTGGGTACTCGCGGACTGA
- a CDS encoding arsenate reductase family protein, with amino-acid sequence MTKTATMTFNPRCGTARKTKAILEEEGYDVTVIEYLKTPLSRDELKRLYDRAGMSAKDGLRAKEQIAKDMNLADASDDEILDAMVEHPILVNRPLVETEKGVILARPQDEVRKIL; translated from the coding sequence ATGACCAAGACCGCGACCATGACCTTCAATCCGCGCTGCGGCACTGCGCGGAAGACCAAGGCCATCCTCGAGGAAGAGGGCTATGACGTCACGGTCATCGAATATCTGAAGACCCCGCTGTCGCGCGACGAATTGAAGCGCCTGTACGACCGCGCCGGCATGAGCGCGAAGGACGGCCTGCGCGCCAAGGAACAGATTGCCAAGGACATGAACCTTGCCGATGCGTCGGACGACGAGATCCTCGACGCGATGGTCGAGCATCCCATCCTGGTGAACCGTCCGCTGGTCGAGACTGAAAAGGGCGTCATCCTCGCCCGGCCGCAGGACGAGGTCCGCAAGATCCTCTGA